One genomic region from Bactrocera tryoni isolate S06 chromosome 3, CSIRO_BtryS06_freeze2, whole genome shotgun sequence encodes:
- the LOC120770544 gene encoding protein tamozhennic gives MSDFMPRDMLPDLWDEILKRHWNYLDTDGSMQKIEEGKKLENCLKEFLCIVPHDRKFFLPETAHVLRKSIREMDEFNAYKAIIGFRSISHYANNLFTKPWRKEFRVLKMYSGFYQHEIKSNLLDAEKLFEAMGYRQVSEEILVLDGPICPDQVTNVSRDAMAAYVECQIMEHIYSGLIALGITCSWQDIFHYREKYIGGSSQAIKGLGYAIQERQMRKEKLINIDNCYASIQHSPQTYTTPECTNCSIYNRIPAGAQYGVHSENHGNCAIHAPVSSSVTNHLYNGNSKMPSYPISGYQLPHQVGYGISSAAMQHSRSLDHYSEPVPQLSHRHSFDHQQKGCTAHHYKPPHQLPTQNVYEHPYDCLDGASMGESSVSYAAVVASGGGSNNAMNNCGMNPAYSHPYNVSGNRYPLPYNISNQLNTHYATPNATCNGIKSDPYNNTDNGGYASVSKSHNYQQPPLPPIRQSSVVAGGKDFQAYRQRSFPPDQQLIEFDDRAPLKSHDFHAQLHRLPHCNSFDYDRERIIDQQRHFGRAANIPTAYAQTKDIMMGHQYAPYSASQHPSSDDMYGNYAYARPLPKADRLKNNSSTNIATKQERNSIMDVLDNNDKHLQLHQTELKDNTAPLNGMSGNSCKRKMSSHNNEASDLSFESNFDDFSTVGRSEQRSPTQASKNQDGVGSYESWNYVFQNLERAGYSKDLNERGDLLVQGLNLDSMNLSNGGGGSNSGSKNNVERRRSNQAEATKVGRYSNNDQSKAPLLEKSRDEKKSVGGCNKQEKSILKPQPVKKTKSGLKQTPNLSTTTAYDNNNGNNEIQSEKNIRSKIRKQSAAVTLNPQLAVSGQSEWSCRFCTFLNPDTERICEMCCRSKDLNLEAAVSHTPTCV, from the exons ATGTCTGACTTTATGCCACGCGATATGCTTCCTGACTTATGGGATGAAATCCTTAAACGTCATTGGAACTATTTGGACACCGATGGAAGCATGCAAAAGATTGAAGAAGGGAAAAAATTAGaga ATTGTCTTAAGGAGTTTCTGTGTATTGTGCCTCATGATCGGAAGTTTTTTTTACCGGAAACTGCGCATGTTCTAAGGAAATCGATACGAGAAATGGACGAGTTCAATGCATATAAGGCAATCATTGGATTTAGATCAATCAGTcattatgcaaataatttatttacaaagcCTTGGCGAAAAGAGTTTAGAGTTTTAAAG ATGTATTCAGGTTTCTATCAGCATGAaattaaatcgaatttattAGATGCTGAAAAGCTTTTCGAAGCTATGGGCTACAGACAGGTTTCGGAAGAGATTCTTGTATTGGATGGGCCTATTTGTCCTGACCAAGTGACAAACGTGTCACGTGATGCAATGGCTGCCTACGTCGAGTGCCAAATAATGGAGCATATTTATTCAGGTCTCATTGCACTTGGGATTACTTGTTCCTGGCAGGATATATTTCACTATCGAGAGAAGTACATtg GAGGATCTTCACAAGCGATAAAAGGTTTGGGTTATGCGATTCAAGAAAGGCAAATGCGAAAGGAGAAACTTATAAATATTG ATAACTGTTACGCCAGTATTCAACACTCACCACAAACATACACTACACCGGAGTGTACGAATTGTTCGATTTATAATCGCATACCAGCGGGAGCGCAATATGGAGTGCACAGCGAGAACCATGGAAATTGCGCTATTCATGCGCCGGTATCGTCATCAGTAACGAATCATTTATACAATGGAAATAGTAAGATGCCTTCATATCCAATATCTGGATATCAACTACCACACCAAGTTGGTTATGGAATCTCCTCTGCAGCAATGCAGCATTCCAGAAGTTTGGATCACTACAGTGAACCGGTGCCACAGTTGTCACATAGACATTCTTTTGATCATCAACAAAAGGGTTGCACGGCGCATCATTACAAACCTCCGCATCAATTGCCAACACAAAACGTGTATGAACACCCTTATGATTGCTTGGATGGGGCCAGTATGGGTGAAAGTAGTGTTTCTTATGCGGCCGTTGTCGCTTCAGGTGGTGGTTCAAATAACGCAATGAACAATTGTGGCATGAACCCCGCTTATTCTCATCCCTACAATGTGTCAGGCAACCGATATCCACTCCCGTACAATATTTCAAATCAGTTGAACACCCACTACGCAACTCCCAATGCCACGTGTAACGGTATTAAGAGTGATCCCTATAATAATACAGATAACGGCGGCTACGCTTCCGTGTCAAAGTCGCACAACTACCAACAACCGCCGTTGCCACCTATCCGCCAATCATCTGTAGTGGCTGGTGGTAAAGATTTCCAAGCATACCGACAACGTTCCTTTCCCCCAGATCAACAATTAATCGAATTTGATGATCGCGCACCACTTAAATCACACGATTTTCATGCTCAACTACATAGATTACCACATTGTAATTCCTTTGATTATGATCGGGAACGAATTATTGACCAGCAGCGGCACTTTGGCCGTGCAGCGAACATCCCAACAGCTTATGCACAAACGAAGGATATTATGATGGGCCATCAATATGCACCATATTCCGCTTCCCAGCATCCCTCTTCTGACGACATGTATGGAAACTATGCTTATGCACGACCATTACCGAAAGCTGatcgtttaaaaaataattcatcaaCTAATATTGCAACgaaacaagaaagaaattcaATAATG GATGTTCTTGACAATAATGATAAACACTTGCAACTGCATCAAACGGAATTGAAGGATAATACAGCTCCGTTGAATGGAATGTCTGGAAATAGTTGCAAAAGGAAAATGTCTTCACATAACAACGAAGCATCTGATTTAAGTTTTGAATCGAACTTCGATGATTTCTCAACAGTGGGGCGCAGTGAGCAACGTTCTCCGACTCAAGCCTCTAAGAATCAAGATGGGGTTGGCTCTTATGAATCGTGGAATTATGTTTTCCAAAACTTGGAGCGCGCTGGCTATTCAAAAGATTTAAATGAACGTGGTGATCTTCTGGTACAGGGTTTAAATTTGGATTCAATGAATTTGTCAAACGGTGGCGGAGGAAGCAACAGCGGTTCCAAAAACAACGTAGAGAGGCGACGATCAAATCAGGCGGAAGCGACAAAGGTCGGACGATATTCTAATAATGACCAAAGCAAAGCACCTTTACTGGAAAAATCGAGAGACGAGAAGAAATCAGTTGGTGGTtgtaataaacaagaaaaatctaTATTAAAACCGCAACCGGTGAAGAAAACAAAGTCGGGCTTAAAGCAAACGCCTAACCTCTCCACAACTACGGCGTATGACAATAATAATGGTAATAATGAAATCCAATCGGAAAAGAACATTCGGTCAAAGATACGAAAGCAGTCTGCTGCAGTGACGTTGAACCCACAGCTGGCCGTAAGCGGTCAGAGTGAATGGAGTTGCCGCTTCTGCACTTTTCTCAATCCAGATACCGAACGGATTTGTGAGATGTGCTGTCGCAGCAAAGATTTAAATCTTGAAGCGGCCGTGTCTCATACGCCTACTTGCGTTTAA